Proteins from one Podospora pseudoanserina strain CBS 124.78 chromosome 1, whole genome shotgun sequence genomic window:
- a CDS encoding hypothetical protein (EggNog:ENOG503Q4NT; COG:D) — MSHPIRRSSLGGMLLRRSKSADLKKQQKLAREQELQRQRDAVSKSPPRLPVLYNGAPAPQLALGGEARPDSIAIVSGRAGYAPAPSAGPPADAAAFATPAPRPSVEPARSNFSIPPPPIPNGGFDPYAGSGSMAHRGRYSYASSAMSTINSPRRVRRRKDPTPFNILVIGTSNSGKSSFLEFLKAALALPAKKRSKSTIEHEEIPKPPPSGNFIPHYLETEIDNERIGLTLWDSEGLEKNVVDLQLREMSGFLESKFEETFAEEMKVVRAPGVQDTHIHAVFLVLDPARLDRNVAAAKAAGANGYVSGGKHFPHARILGSLDEDLDLQVLRTLQGKTAVIPVIAKADTITTKHMNVLKRSVWDSLKKANLDPLEALGLDADDDESTPDSSKILEEDEDEEEHPSSNSEAEGSTDGQSLPIQGQSPSPNSKRLSNGSVRRSKTEDTLKDDEVPFFPMSIISPDIYEPEVVGRQFPWGFADPYNEEHCDFVRLKEAVFSEWRGELRELSREQWYEGWRTSRLKQRDGAKLRR, encoded by the exons ATGTCCCATCCCATTCGTCGCTCTAGCCTCGGTGGAATGTTGTTGCGTCGCAGCAAGAGCGCCgacttgaagaagcagcagaagctGGCCCGGGAGCAGGAGCTCCAGCGCCAGCGCGATGCTGTTTCCAAGTCCCCGCCACGCCTGCCGGTCTTGTACAATGGGGCCCCTGCGCCTCAGTTAGCTCTCGGTGGTGAGGCCCGCCCCGACTCGATCGCTATCGTTTCTGGCAGAGCCGGGTatgctcctgctccctcgGCCGGCCCCCCCGCCGACGCCGCTGCTTTCGCTACTCCTGCCCCACGCCCTTCCGTGGAGCCAGCTCGCTCGAACTTCagcatcccccctcctcctattCCCAACGGTGGCTTCGACCCTTACGCTGGCTCTGGGAGCATGGCACATCGCGGTCGCTACAGTTATGCCAGCAGCGCCATGAGTACCATCAACAGCCCCAGAAGagtcaggaggaggaaagatCCTACTCCTTTCAA CATTCTCGTCATTGGTACCTCTAATTCCGGCAAGTCATCGTTTCTCGAGTTCCTCAAGGCTGCACTTGCTCTCCCGGCCAAGAAGCGCTCCAAAAGCACCATCGAGCACGAAGAAATCCCCAAGCCACCGCCGTCCGGAAACTTCATTCCCCATTACTTGGAGACCGAAATCGACAATGAGCGTATTGGTTTGACCCTGTGGGACTCGGAAGGGCTGGAGAAGAATGTGGTGGACTTGCAGCTCCGAGAGATGTCGGGTTTCCTCGAGAGCAAATTCGAGGAGACGTTTGccgaggagatgaaggttgTGAGAGCCCCTGGTGTACAAGATACCCACATTCATGCCGTCTTCCTGGTCCTCGACCCGGCACGACTCGACCGGAATGTCGCCGCGGCCAAGGCAGCCGGCGCCAACGGTTACGTCAGCGGCGGCAAGCATTTTCCCCATGCACGCATCTTGGGCAGCCTTGACGAGGACCTCGATCTCCAGGTGCTCCGAACTCTTCAGGGCAAGACCGCTGTCATTCCAGTCATTGCCAAAGCcgacaccatcacaaccaagCACATGAATGTCCTTAAGAGGTCGGTCTGGGACAGTCTCAAGAAAGCCAATCTCGATCCCCTGGAGGCTCTGGGCTTGGAtgccgatgacgacgagtCAACTCCTGATTCGAGCAAGATTctcgaggaagacgaggatgaagaagagcatCCATCATCGAACAGCGAGGCTGAGGGAAGCACGGACGGCCAAAGCCTACCTATTCAGGGACAGAGCCCGTCTCCCAACTCCAAGAGGCTATCCAATGGCTCCGTCCGCCGAAGCAAGACAGAAGACACCCTAAAGGACGACGAAgtgcccttcttccccatgTCGATAATCAGTCCTGACATCTACGAACCCGAAGTGGTCGGACGCCAGTTCCCATGGGGCTTTGCCGACCCATACAATGAGGAACACTGCGACTTTGTTCGTCTGAAGGAGGCTGTGTTCAGCGAGTGGCGCGGCGAACTTCGCGAGCTCAGCAGGGAACAATGGTACGAGGGCTGGAGAACCAGTAGGCTCAAACAACGAGATGGGGCGAAGCTTCGCAGATAG
- a CDS encoding hypothetical protein (EggNog:ENOG503NWUW; COG:S) encodes MWRHGLAGSTAGSRLHLSATITRTRTTITSAQPLRLPRPWRTIVTSPSHRRPLHPSSGPFEPLRPPSPSSLGAPRAARSYPRVEKYLRRLVVISALLGAGYLVDSQIYASGIARSLRTFGTGLLVAADYKLNFRPHPIPIIGSKSGIPELHRRSAERMSDLLRHNGGLYLKIGQAIAMQSAVLPPEFQKMFARMFDDAPQDEWELVEKVIRDDFGGRSVEEVFGVDFTGRDESKGVMEKTARASASVAQVHWARLPDGREVAVKIQKPEIERQIGWDLWAFKVVMRVYTWWFDLPMYSMVPFVSERLKLETDFENEARNSEVMRELINDEPALRGRVYIPPVYPELSSKRVLTTEWIEGVRFNDKSDLTRPWRGGHGNYSPGVHGEQLPSPDMPSLRAALRQNPDRQRLKPERNSWRGPNLTGGLGVSPKDVMTTIVDLFSAQIFKFGVVHCDPHPGNMFVRRLPNGKPELVLIDHGLYVYMSDQFRHDYASFWKALMTFDNAKIVQIASGWGVKGAEMFASATLMRPYEGGENKVQKEFLKAMKARSPSERNYEMQRRMKQGIRDMLADEEKWPKELIFISRNMRIVQANNANMGSPVNRIKIMGVWASRSLWQDKGLGWRERVGNAWRHLLFKGVLWASDAVWWFFRVKQLLGRGGGMEDEVEVKMREMAREMGIELQHDVFAG; translated from the exons ATGTGGCGCCATGGCCTCGCCGGCAGCACAGCCGGCAGCCGCCTCCATCTGtccgccaccatcacgagAACAAGAACGACAATAACCTCAGCTCAGCCACTGCGCTTGCCACGCCCTTGGCGAACAATCgtcacctcaccatcacatcgccgacccctccacccctcatCCGGTCCCTTCGAGCCCCTccgacccccctccccctcctcgctcgGCGCCCCCCGGGCCGCGAGATCGTACCCCCGGGTCGAAAAAtacctccgccgcctcgtcgtcatctctGCGctcctcggcgccggctATCTAGTAGACTCCCAAATCTACGCCTCCGGCATAGCCCGCTCCCTCCGCACCTTTGGCACCGGCCTCCTAGTAGCAGCCGACTACAAGCTCAACTTCCGGCCTCACCCCATCCCTATAATCGGCTCCAAATCCGGCATCCCCGAGCTCCACCGCCGCAGCGCGGAGCGCATGTCCGACTTGCTACGGCACAATGGCGGGCTGTACCTCAAGATCGGGCAGGCAATCGCCATGCAGAGTGCTGTCTTGCCGCCGGAGTTCCAGAAGATGTTCGCGAGGATGTTTGATGATGCGCCGCAGGATGAgtgggagctggtggagaaggtgatTAGGGATGATTTTGGGGGCAGGTCGGTagaggaggtttttggggtGGATTTCACGGGGCGGGATGAGAGCAAAGGTGTTATGGAGAAGACTGCGAGGGCGAGCGCGAGTGTGGCGCAGGTTCATTGGGCGAGGTTGccggatgggagggaggtggcggtcAAAATTCAGAAGCCCGAGATTGAGAGGCAGATTGGGTGGGATCTGTGGGCTTTCAA GGTCGTGATGAGGGTATACACCTGGTGGTTCGACCTGCCAATGTACTCCATGGTCCCCTTTGTCAGCGAGCGACTGAAACTCGAAACCGACTTTGAAAACGAAGCCCGCAACTCGGAAGTCATGCGCGAGCTCATCAACGACGAGCCCGCTCTCAGAGGAAGAGTTTACATCCCCCCGGTATACCCCGAACTGTCCTCCAAGCGTGTCCTCACGACCGAATGGATCGAGGGCGTCCGGTTCAACGACAAGTCCGACCTCACCCGCCCCTGGCGAGGCGGTCACGGGAACTACTCCCCAGGCGTCCACGGCGAGCAGCTCCCTTCTCCAGACATGCCCTCCCTCCGCGCCGCCCTCCGCCAGAACCCAGACCGGCAACGGCTCAAACCCGAGCGCAACTCCTGGCGCGGACCCAACCTCACCGGCGGGCTAGGCGTCTCCCCCAAGGACGTAATGACCACCATCGTTGATCTATTCTCGGCTCAAATTTTCAAGTTCGGCGTCGTCCACTGCGACCCTCACCCAGGCAACATGTTTGTCCGCCGGCTCCCCAACGGAAAGCCAGAGCTGGTCCTCATCGATCACGGGTTATACGTCTACATGTCTGACCAGTTCAGGCACGACTACGCCTCCTTCTGGAAGGCCCTCATGACGTTTGACAACGCCAAGATCGTCCAGATCGCATCGGGTTGGGGGGTGAAAGGCGCGGAGATGTTTGCCTCGGCCACGCTGATGCGGCCGTACGAAGGAGGCGAAAATAAGGTTCAGAAGGAGTTCCTCAAGGCCATGAAGGCCAGGTCGCCGAGCGAGAGGAATTACGAGAtgcagaggaggatgaaaCAGGGAATAAGGGACATGCTcgccgacgaggagaagTGGCCGAAGGAGTTGATCTTTATCAGCAGAAACATGAGGATTGTGCAagccaacaacgccaacaTGGGGAGCCCCGTGAACAGGATCAAGATCATGGGGGTCTGGGCCAGCAGGAGTCTGTGGCAGGATaaagggttggggtggagggagagggtgggaaATGCGTGGAGGCATTTGCTTTTCAAAGGGGTTTTGTGGGCGAGCGATGCCGTCTGGTGGTTCTTTCGGGTGAAGcagctgctggggaggggagggggaatggaggacgaggtggaggtgaagatgagggagatggcgagggagatggggattgAGTTGCAGCATGATGTTTTTGCGGGctga
- a CDS encoding hypothetical protein (EggNog:ENOG503PF3A), whose product MDVASSCSKISMTAAADVEAKKQPTYTTVGSIYNPSAAAPIQAPTRRPRIRRFPQPPESPLGDPFDFTDPLRALLKEKSPPSPPTTAAVLKQYTPLQQNYDRALSPINEQEYLAMTMPPQFRRSEIPSPLSSTTSDIGFGRDRPTVNPAGLPSTASSGPPRPLTAGPPGVRQFKRNGFDPTTSSVRIGRLESQNETSAARPLFPIGHQTKPSIIRQPFQAGVNYMALHDGDIRGHDAEHPSQLLQHNLSGNYGSNAQQSRASPDLRRSSSSTPFRPSDPDPKKGPVHDTLPPEKAMEYFPAGFPSNYDGQYTPRPAVPSKFSPLDQESQKQTQNQLDKQDQQIHDPTNGRVQRPIGAIGAERERRRNAIDKAVSCKLDNEDTTKMDSNEYAKPLLDRTYDALLKYRDSGRSACPSNGWHPQFAEPDESLFDHSPEGNNSFFDDPRMEAPKKKKVVKPTRKLGY is encoded by the exons ATGGATGTAGCTTCATCGTGTTCCAAGATCTCCATGACCGCAGCTGCAGACGTGGAAGCCAAGAAGCAACCAACCTACACCACGGTGGGTTCCATTTACAACCCCAGCGCAGCAGCCCCCATTCAGGCGCCCACCAGACGGCCAAGAATTAGGAGattcccccaacccccggaGTCCCCTTTAGGAGACCCGTTCGACTTCACAGATCCCTTGAGGGCCCTTCTGAAGGAGAAATCACCTCCGTCTCCGCCTACTACGGCCGCCGTGCTGAAGCAGTATACGCCTCTCCAGCAGAATTACGATCGTGCCCTCAGCCCCATCAACGAACAGGAGTACCTCGCTATGACGATGCCTCCTCAATTTCG TCGTTCTGAGATTCCATCTCCTCTATCTTCTACCACGTCTGACATTGGATTTGGAAGAGATAGGCCCACAGTCAACCCTGCTGGTCTTCCTTCCACTGCTTCATCCGGACCCCCTCGGCCACTGACGGCAGGGCCTCCAGGCGTGCGTCAGTTCAAGCGGAATGGTTTTGatccaacaacctcttctgtGCGCATCGGCCGTTTGGAAAGCCAAAACGAAACTTCGGCGGCCCGTCCCCTCTTTCCAATCGGGCACCAGACTAAACCTTCCATCATCAGACAGCCTTTTCAGGCTGGCGTCAACTACATGGCTCTCCATGATGGAGACATCAGGGGGCATGATGCAGAGCATCCGAGCCAGCTGCTTCAGCACAATTTGTCTGGGAATTACGGTTCAAATGCCCAGCAGTCGCGCGCCTCCCCCGACTTGCGGCGATCTTCTTCGAGCACCCCATTTCGACCAAGTGACCCGGACCCAAAGAAAGGCCCTGTGCACGATACTCTTCCTCCCGAAAAGGCAATGGAGTACTTTCCAGCAGGCTTCCCGTCCAACTATGATGGGCAGTACACCCCTCGTCCGGCGGTGCCTTCAAAATTTTCCCCTTTGGACCAAGAATCGCAAAAGCAGACACAAAATCAGTTGGACAAACAGGACCAGCAGATACATGATCCAACGAATGGCCGCGTGCAGAGACCAATTGGAGCCATCGGGGCCGAGCGTGAGCGACGCCGGAACGCCATCGACAAAGCTGTTTCTTGCAAGCTCGACAACGAGGACACCACCAAGATGGACAGCAATGAGTATGCGAAGCCTCTGTTGGACAGGACCTATGATGCTCTCCTGAAGTATCGGGATTCCGGAAGGTCGGCTTGCCCGTCAAATGGCTGGCATCCACAGTTTGCAGAGCCAGACGAGTCGCTGTTTGACCACTCGCCCGAGGGCAACAACAGCTTCTTTGACGATCCTAGGATGGAGgctcccaagaagaagaaagttGTCAAGCCCACCCGAAAACTCGGATACTAA
- a CDS encoding hypothetical protein (EggNog:ENOG503NVCT; COG:S), whose translation MPSTKDWEGDGSVATEEPVSRDSVKRHRSSRTTSERKDRDRDRERDRDRDRDRDYRERDRERDVDRERAPRDKSRYRDKERDRDRERERERERERERERERERERDRDRDGERDRYREDKDSSLSSSTHRRHHSTRSSKRPTDSEGLLYTSRSHSHRQRRSRGDMDKDEPGSKSAAAGSMTELVPELARGLGERNYSKEALYSKEDVSTPARRTDPPTPEPTDLGSSEMKRSKSTNSPGIIRQKSTRQQSRQDDRPPSPPETDLSDPKKRSGTPSSQQEDDRPGSRNSYVSRAASKHESKSKLSRASSQATFVLRAAPSTRQSKMEGSEITNPSTVDSDATQVLPRRTQSTRPRVETDSSPESAVDSSPKTPLHTQNFPPPPPPVLPGEKDHYATSDVNHYATSDVHDNNHYSTSDLPTPSATPAIHPTGAVPPPPPPPPPPASIDPQDVPRVDYLMQNGGLPQPVPRQFLSVLPRQNGTRPSNPPLQGAETLFAPFFNLLNQYQTVINGNGSVAVATGHRTVARRLLDRLENVFNRDLPPHGCNCVMCERSDEVNRGLGWGEVLERVSGRVELPPWPPFDFSMLAGKAVEELADVPPRPSSPVKMDPDIAEEFREHYLRQTQRVKMAVDKWMVNCEKTPAPPPTEVDDETLSFAILTNLDTDERPYFNAFLTGSRELQPANRAPTPARKSRNDFVVKAGLSLQRLYRLPVAPRDAEAAVYLVRNPGCWHDLLVTISEITSSEWEVLISGRFDGFLWSGAEDDGIPFGEGPSRLTTPASNMPSRLMSPGVRGGMSRTTTPFGGVGGPMSRNATPFGGFSRGPTPASFISGVSAASSSYPSNRASITHDEETEIACLAELEREIFNGMEALEDAFEKLHEQAMGVRDALRRRGAALSMSLQQRQGGLGMRGIDVLPLSGSSGVYDRPGWADDESVDGADSEWGADEMSELAPDDSASQISSNRMRRPKRRRERATPGVIEEEDEQ comes from the exons ATGCCATCCACTAAAGACTGGGAAGGCGACGGCTCCGTCGCAACTGAAGAGCCTGTATCGCGCGACTCGGTGAAGAGACACAGATCCTCCAGGACGACTTCGGAGCGGAAGGACCGAGAtcgagacagagagagagacagagaccGTGACCGAGATCGAGACTACCGCGAGCGCGACAGAGAAAGGGATGTAGATCGGGAGAGGGCGCCGAGGGACAAGTCGAGATACAGAGATAAGGAGCGGGATAGAGAccgggagagggagagggagagggagagggagagggagagggagagggagagggagagggagagggacaGAGATCGGGACGGCGAAAGGGATCGGTACAGAGAAGACAAGGATTCGTCACTCTCGTCGTCGACgcaccgccggcaccacTCGACGAGATCCTCCAAGAGGCCCACCGACAGCGAGGGCTTGCTTTACACTTCACGATCGCATTCCCACCGTCAGCGCCGGTCAAGAGGAGATATGGACAAGGACGAGCCCGGTAGCAAGTCGGCGGCTGCCGGCTCAATGACTGAGCTGGTGCCCGAGTTGGcgagagggttgggtgagCGG AATTACAGCAAGGAGGCTCTGTACAGCAAAGAGGATGTCTCGACTCCGGCTAGACGGACGGACCCCCCCACTCCCGAGCCCACCGATCTCGGTAGCAGCGAGATGAAGCGGTCCAAGTCAACAAACTCGCCTGGGATTATCCGACAAAAGTCGACCAGACAACAGTCGCGTCAGGACGATAGACCCCCTTCACCGCCCGAGACAGACCTGTCAGACCCAAAGAAGAGGTCCGGCACTCCATCTTCGCAGCAGGAAGATGACAGGCCAGGGTCGAGAAACTCGTATGTGTCGAGAGCGGCTTCGAAGCACGAGTCAAAGTCGAAGCTGTCGAGGGCTTCCAGCCAGGCCACATTCGTGTTGCGAGCAGCTCCGTCTACAAGACAGTCCAAGATGGAGGGTTCAGAAATCACGAATCCTTCAACTGTGGATTCGGATGCCACACAAGTCCTCCCTAGACGAACTCAGTCGACCAGGCCTCGGGTTGAGACCGACTCATCCCCCGAGTCTGCGGTTGATTCTTCTCCCAAGACCCCATTGCATACACAGAACTttcctccgccgccaccacccgtGTTGCCCGGCGAGAAGGACCATTATGCTACTTCTGACGTCAACCACTATGCCACCTCTGATGTTCATGACAATAACCACTACAGCACCTCCGATCTGCCTACCCCTTCGGCGACTCCGGCGATACATCCCACCGGCGCCgttcctccaccccctcccccgcctccaccgccggcgTCTATCGATCCTCAGGATGTTCCAAGGGTTGACTATCTCATGCAGAATGGTGGTCTCCCGCAGCCAGTACCAAGGCAGTTTCTTTCGGTACTGCCACGGCAAAATGGCACGCGaccctccaacccaccccttcaAGGTGCCGAGACGCTCTTCGCGCcgttcttcaacctcctcaaccagtACCAGACGGTAATCAACGGCAATGGCTCGGTCGCTGTCGCCACGGGACACAGAACAGTGGCCCGTCGCCTGTTGGACCGGCTGGAGAATGTTTTCAACAGGGATCTGCCTCCGCATGGGTGCAACTGCGTCATGTGCGAGAGGTCTGATGAGGTCAACAGAGGACTCGGCTGGGGAGAGGTGCTCGAGCGTGTCAGTGGACGGGTTGAGCTACCGCCGTGGCCACCCTTTGACTTTTCGATGCTTGCGGGCAAGGCCGTGGAAGAATTGGCTGACGTCCCCCCTCGTCCGTCGTCGCCGGTAAAGATGGACCCCGACATTGCCGAGGAGTTCAGAGAGCATTACCTGCGCCAGACGCAACGGGTCAAGATGGCGGTTGATAAGTGGATGGTCAATTGCGAAAAGAcgcccgcccctcccccgaccgAAGTCGATGATGAGACCTTGAGTTTTGCGATTCTCACCAACCTAGACACGGATGAAAGGCCCTACTTCAACGCCTTTCTGACTGGCTCTAGGGAGCTCCAGCCCGCGAACCGTGCGCCGACACCGGCGCGCAAGTCAAGAAATGATTTTGTTGTCAAGGCTGGCTTGTCTCTTCAGAGACTTTACCGCCTCCCGGTGGCCCCGCGTGACGCCGAGGCAGCGGTATACCTCGTCCGCAACCCAGGCTGCTGGCACGATCTCTTGGTGACCATTTCGGAAATCACCTCCTCGGAGTGGGAGGTTCTGATCTCGGGACGATTTGATGGGTTCTTGTGGTCTggcgccgaggatgacggtATCCCCTTTGGCGAAGGCCCTTCTCGCCTAACGACACCGGCGAGCAACATGCCCTCCCGCCTGATGAGCCCCGGTGTTCGCGGCGGCATGTCGAGAACGACTACCCCTTtcggcggggttggcgggcCAATGTCAAGGAATGCCACTCCCTTTGGCGGCTTCTCCCGCGGCCCGACGCCAGCTTCCTTCATCAGCGGTGTTTCGGCTGCGTCGTCTTCTTATCCCTCCAACAGAGCATCCATCACGCACGACGAAGAAACCGAGATTGCGTGTCTAGCGGAactggagagggagatctTCAACGGAATGGAAGCGCTCGAGGACGCATTCGAGAAGCTCCACGAGCAGGCTATGGGTGTCAGGGATGcgctgaggagaaggggcGCGGCGCTCAGCATGAGCTTGCAGCAGCGACAGGGAGGTCtagggatgagggggattgACGTCCTGCCGCTGTCCGGGTCGAGCGGGGTGTATGATCGGCCTGGGTGGGCGGATGACGAGAGCGTCGATGGGGCGGATAGCGAGTGGGGGGCTGATGAGATGAGCGAGCTGGCACCGGATGATTCGGCCAGTCAGATCAGCAGTAatcggatgaggaggccgaagaggagACGGGAGAGGGCTACGCCGGGGGTtatcgaggaggaggatgagcagTAG
- the MET3 gene encoding Sulfate adenylyltransferase (COG:H; EggNog:ENOG503NUAT) — protein sequence MANTPHGGVLKDLIARDAPRHAELSAEAETLPALLLSERQLCDLELILTGGFSPLEGFMTEKDYNGVVKDNRLADGALFSMPITLDVDQATIDEVKIAPGARITLRDFRDDRNLAILTVEDVYKPNKELEAKEVFGGDEEHPAIQYLYNTAKEFYVGGKLEAINKLQHYDFVELRYTPAELRAHFDKLGWAKVVAFQTRNPMHRAHRELTVRAARSHHANVLIHPVVGLTKPGDIDHFTRVRVYKALLPRYPNGMAVLGLLPLAMRMGGPREAIWHAIIRKNHGATHFIVGRDHAGPGKNSKGVDFYGPYDAQYAVEKYRDELGIEVVPFQMMTYLPDSDEYAPVDQIPKGVRTLNISGTELRSRLRSGREIPEWFSYPEVVKVLRESHPPRSQQGFTVFLTGYQNSGKDQIARALQVTLNQQGGRSVSLLLGETVRSELSSELGFSREDRDKNIARIAFVASELTRSGAAVIAAPIAPFEQARKHARELVEKYGDFYLVHVATPLEYCEKTDKRGIYAKARAGEIKGFTGVDDPYEAPEKADLVVDLQKQSVRGIVHQIILQLEGAGLLDRF from the exons ATGGCCAACACACCCCACGGCGGTGTCCTCAAGGACCTCATCGCCCGCGATGCCCCCAGACACGCCGAGCTCTcggccgaggccgagacgCTCCccgcgctgctgctgagcgAGAGGCAGTTGTGCGATTTGGAGTTGATCTTGACGGGTGGTTTCTCTCCTCTTGAGG GCTTCATGACCGAGAAAGACTACAATGGCGTCGTAAAAGACAACCGTCTGGCTGACGGCGCGCTGTTCTCCATGCCGATCACTCTTGATGTTGACCAAGCGACGATTGACGAGGTCAAGATTGCGCCCGGGGCCCGGATCACGCTGCGGGATTTCAGAGATGATAGGAActtggccatcttgacggtggaggatgtttACAAGCCTAATAA GGAGCTCGAGGCTAAGGAGGTTTtcggcggtgatgaggagcatCCTGCTATTCAGTACCTTTACAACACCGCCAAGGAGTTTTATGTCGGTGGCAAGCTTGAGGCTATCAACAAGCTGCAGCATTATGACTTTGTCGAGTTGAGAT ACACTCCTGCTGAGCTCCGCGCTCACTTCGACAAGCTCGGCTGGGCCAAGGTTGTCGCTTTCCAGACCCGTAACCCGATGCACCGCGCCCACAGGGAACTCACCGTCCGCGCTGCCCGCTCTCACCACGCCAAcgtcctcatccaccccgtcGTCGGCCTCACCAAGCCCGGCGACATCGACCACTTCACCCGTGTCCGTGTCTACAaggccctcctccccagataCCCCAACGGTATGGccgtcctcggcctcctccccctcgccatgCGCATGGGCGGCCCCCGCGAGGCCATCTGGCACGCCATCATCCGCAAGAACCACGGCGCCACGCACTTCATCGTCGGCCGTGACCACGCCGGCCCCGGCAAGAACTCCAAGGGGGTCGACTTCTACGGCCCCTACGACGCCCAGTACGCCGTCGAAAAGTACCGCGACGAGCTCGGCATCGAGGTCGTCCCCTTCCAGATGATGACCTACCTCCCCGACAGCGACGAGTACGCCCCCGTCGACCAGATCCCCAAGGGCGTCCGCACCCTCAACATCTCCGGCACCGAGCTCCGCTCCAGACTCCGCAGCGGAAGGGAAATCCCCGAGTGGTTCTCGTACCCCGAGGTCGTCAAGGTCCTCAGGGAGTCGCACCCTCCCCGTTCCCAGCAGGGTTTCACGGTCTTCCTTACCGGCTACCAAAACTCGGGCAAGGACCAGATTGCCCGCGCGCTGCAGGTGACTCTCAACCAGCAGGGTGGGCGGTCTGtctcccttctcctcggcgaaACCGTCCGCTCCGAGCTCTCTTCCGAGCTCGGCTTCAGCAGGGAAGACCGCGACAAGAACATTGCCCGCATTGCCTTTGTCGCCTCCGAACTTACCAGGTCAGGCGCGGCCGTCATTGCTGCCCCCATCGCCCCCTTCGAGCAGGCTCGCAAGCACGCCCGGGAGCTGGTAGAGAAGTATGGTGACTTCTACCTCGTGCACGTCGCCACTCCGCTCGAGTACTGCGAGAAGACGGACAAGAGGGGGATCTACGCCAAGGCGAGGGCGGGCGAGATCAAGGGTTTCACTGGCGTGGATGACCCGTATGAGGCGCCCGAGAAGGCGGACTTGGTGGTTGATTTGCAGAAGCAGAGCGTTAGGGGGATTGTGCACCAGATTATTTTGCAACTGGAGGGCGCTGGGTTGTTGGATAGATTTTAA